Below is a genomic region from Culicoides brevitarsis isolate CSIRO-B50_1 chromosome 2, AGI_CSIRO_Cbre_v1, whole genome shotgun sequence.
tctcaataagaaaaaaaaatttttttagttaaaaatatttattatttttttgtattttaaatatgtattttgtttactttaaaaaatttataaaattttaaaaattcataaaaaattgatgaaatttacaaaataattcgaaTATATGgagctcaaaaaataataattttgaaaaaaatagaaaaaaaatatttttggtagaaaaaaagttttcattaaaattttgaaaattttctatattaatttcgaaaaaaaataaaaaaaataaataaataaaaataaaaaaaaaacatatactacaaatatttaaaaatttaaatttaagaacattttctcatataatttttttgtaaaatttttgaagacaaaattttttttctataaaaaattaatattgagataattaaaaattttttttccaaaaattttgaaaaaattcagtaagtaatattaaaatgttgaagcttgaaaaataatatttttggaaaaataacaaaaaaatatattttattaaatttaattcaaattatgtcaatattaattttaattttttatagaaaaaaaattgtttaaaaaattttgcgagAAAATTATACGAGataatgtttcaaaatttaaaattttaaatattaatttttttattttatttttatttatttatttttttttcgaagaaaataacgaaaaatataattttcagctttaaatttattatttaaattcaaggcaattttgtaaaatcttaaaaaacgaaaaacttacaaaaaatctttctttttcAGTGACTTATCCTTCATGAATTTGGGCGTCTTGTCAACACTTAATCTCTCCTCCAACGAAATTCAGCACTTGCCGAGCGAATCTTTCCGCGGAATGCTGTCCCTCAAAATCATCGACTTATCTGACAACAAAATCGAACGCACGGAAAACAAAACTCACAGCGTTTTCGAGCCCCTTTTGAATCTGGAAGAGATTCATTTGCGCAAAAATCGCATAAGTTTCCTGTCCAAAGTCAGTATTCCGTACAATCAATGGTTCGCCTACAAAATCCGCTATTTGGACTTGAGTTACAACATCATGCCAATTCTAACGAACGACATTACCATCGGGACACAAAATTTGGAGCACTTGAATTTATCTCACAATTACGTTCAGGAGATTCGGGTTGGAGTTTTAGGAAAAATGGCTTCCCTGAAGACTTTGGATTTGTCCTTTAACAATATTCGGGATTTTAATCAGACTTTTGCGCCGAATTTTAAGAAGctttatttgcaaaataataaaatgcacaCGCTTTCGTGGAGTTATTTGgcgaatttgacaaatttggaGGAGCTGGATTTGAGATTTAATAATATGAGTCGCTTGAATGACAGTTTGTTGCTGAAAGTTCAAGCCGGGATGAAAATGTCGGTAGAAGGAAACCCTCTGGAGTGCGATTGTCAAATGAGACCTTTTGCTGTAGcagaaaaatccaataaaactGTCAAATTGGACTTTGATAAGGCGATGTGCAATGGTCAGGTGATCGAAGAAATCCCGGATGAGATGATGGTTTGCTCTGACGACGTAAAAGACGAAATTTACAACCATTTGACGGGATTGCAGTTCAAAGTTGTTCGattgtaagtaaattttttccttcatttctgaatgatgtaagaatttttccctttttctctCGTAGTACAAAAGGTCTTCTTTGGTTTAGTTGGCAAATCAAAGGCACCGGCGACATTGCCGACTTTTACGTGAATGTCCGAAATATTGATGACCGACAAACATTACACGAATTTCACATTCCATACGATCAGCGCACCGCAAACATTTCGCTCGGCAATTTCGCAGCCGACAACATGGAAGTTTGTCTGTTGAGCACCGATAGCACgggaaaaatcgataaatatgACAAGCATCAGTGCTTTGATTTGCACGCCGAATGGAAGATGCTCAACAAAAAGTGTTACCGCAACGCAGGGCGACATTGTGACATCTTCGATGCGAAGCAAAATGCATTCAGGATGCTCTCGACGAGTGATGGCACGACAATTAACGGTAGCGGAATGTTGCTACTTCTTGGGGTTGCGTTCGtgcaaatattattgaattggAGGTTTTTGTAGTCGATTTGCTACTTTAGTCATTGCAAAGTTCATCAAagctttattaatatttgagattaaaatttatttttatacgaaaagttaaaaaaagttgtttttcttaaggattttttgtaacaatggaaaagtgaaaagtataatgacttgagaaaagtttttaaattttgcttttaaaaattaaagaaaggtaataatattgaaattttcctttaattttgttaagttttctttattttcatgaaaatatcagtttaaattttattattatttaaaaattaaaataaaatttcttaaaaaaaaaaatatgaaaaaatatttttttatttttcttgatgaATTGAATATTAAGTTGAGTGTtaaattgaagcaaaataataaataaaaatattttttatattttttttttgtttcagaaattttttgttcaactgtaatttttatgaagccaagaaattaccttttatttaattaaaaaaaaaattaaaaagaattttttgttcttaaaatATCTCatgaaatggaatttttttaaaaaaaaaagttcataatttcttaaatttaaaaaaaattcgttaaaattttcttgaaaatacaataaaaaaaagtttttcttaaaaatatcttaaatttgtcaaaattttttggaacataaaaaaatctataaaaaattaatgatctttaatttttttaaatttttattaaacaaaaacaaaataatttctttttaaaaattttcataagaaattttaaaataaattacaaaaatttattttttttattcaaaaaaaaaaaatcttgaatcatgaaaaaatatttttttatatattttgctttaatttaacattcaaACTGTAATTTTCTgaagccaaaaataaaattttcttaaaattatttttttaagtaaaattcattgaattttgaagttcatgcaaaaattaacaatttttcattaaatagcgaaaatcaatcaatttttttatttttttttttattaaattagaagaaaaaagttttcattaaaaaaaatcttaaatttgtcgaaattttcttaaacataaaaaaatatgaaaaatccaaaaaatttcattaaaaattaaatttttgaaatatttttcttaatttttattaaacaaaagctaattaattatttttcaaatattttcataagaaatttataatttcttctaaaaaaagatattttttctcaacatataaaaataactactttttaataatttttttaaattttcactttaaaattgaactaaacGATATTTAATCTTTCatcttaagaattttaaagaaattcattaaatttcttaacaaaaaattcttttctgtCTCTTCATTAAcgaattttccatcaaatttccataaaaattcttctccGTCGGAACATCaatccaaatttttctttcaaatttcgcTTTTCGCACTTGAATAAATTgccttcacaaaaaaaaaataatttgtcgaAACCTCGTTGTTTTTCAATACTTTTACAATGTTCACAAAAGcgacgatgaaaaaaagagaCGCAGAACTTTTAAagtgaaatgttgaaaataaattcgttGCATGCCTcatacccgaaaaaaaatcgcttcttacatttttttttccaacatcTGCCGAGttcaagtcgtcgtcgtcgtcgaattTTCGTCGACACGCAGTAGCAAAACAGGAgcaggcacaaaaaaaaacaacaacatggtggataaatatttatgaatgaatctGTACGACAGAGCACGACGACACGAACAGCAAGCACATTGGATACTGCTCCTGCGAGAAATGTGTGTATAAACTTTGAATGTAGTTTGCTACTTCATTGTTTGTATTGTTAGCTGTTATTTCATCCCTGATTCTATTGAAGtaagtaaaataacaaataaattttataatatgtaaaagtTCCAACCTTCCTGTCCACCATTTATCCTTGTTATTCTCTTTATCCTTGTTACTCTCTTTGTTCGTGCCATATATAGCGCTGCGCCGCCGAGCATACGACGAACGACACACGACGGAGAGGGAAAAGTTGGATGGGCTTGTTTTGCTGGGGCGGTTATAGATAAATATtgtgttaaaattgaaatagaaTTTTGATAGTagtatgttaaatattttgcattcaaTACAAGGCATTCAATAACAACATCCTACACGTATCGgttgattttattttcgtaCTTGATTACTTACtgaaataataacatttaattCGCTCCGTGAGAATATTAATTCGCTCGCAACATGTAACGACGCTGTAACGGATTTTcctcttctaaaaaaaatttaaaaaaataaaaattaaaaaaaaaaaataaaaaataatttttggaaaaaaaagtgaaaaatttaaaaaataaaaaaaaatattttaataaaattcctgtgaaaagtgaaaattaaataaaataaaataaaaaattacattaaaaaaataaaaaattggaaaaaaaattaatgtcaaaAGAATCAAGTTACCGTagaataacaatttttacacACAGCAACAATGCACAGTGCAGCATCGTCTCCTCTCACAATCTCTCCGTTGGATCTAAGGCCATCCCTTTCCGACTCACCGACACTctcgaacaacaacaacagcattTCGTCGGCGTCAGCCAATGAGAAGCAGCGTCCTCCTTATGCGAAACCTCCCTTCTCGTACATCGCATTAATTACCATGGCAATACTTCAATCACCGCAAAGGAAATTGACGCTTAGTGgaatttgtgaatttattaTGGCAAGGTAATAACCACACAAACATACATGATGTAACgtaattattacattatttaacTTACAAAcaactcttgaaaaatttttttttgtaatttttctaaattatcaCAATTATGCCcgcaattattttaactttttttttgtttttcgatcGATATGCACAGATTCCCGTATTACAAGGAAAAATTTCCCGCATGGCAAAACAGTATTCGACACAATTTGAGTCTCAACGATTGTTTTATCAAGGTTCCGCGCGAACCTGGGAATCcaggaaaaggaaatttttggacTCTGGACCCATTGGCGGAAGATATGTTCGATAACGGAAGTTTTTTGAGACGTCGAAAGCGTTATAAGAGAACTGCTATTTcgcaaaatatgcatttttcgccgatttttgggaattttgcTCCTTTTTGGATACGGAAGCCTGTTCCAATGTTGCCCATGCAATTATCTCAcagtaattttaacatttttaacgaGAACGTGGATGATGTTAGCAGTAATAATAAGATGGATGGATGTTGTGTCGATGGAAAATCTTTTGCTAAaggtttgtaaattttttttaaataattttttttatgaaaaatgatttttttagacatttgTACAGAAAGTTCGGCGGGAAATGCGAGTTACAGCTCAATTGATCAGAATATTTTAACACTAAGTAagcgaaataataattttgcgaGAGTTTATGATAACAGCTCCGAAGAGGATGAAGTAGATGTTGATGAAATAACCgagcaaaaaagtatttttgggGCTTTGGATCattcaaaagttttgtgtaagtaatttttttgttaatttttaaacgaaattttttcaaaaaaattaaatttcagataAGAGAAAACCCGATCCCGTCGGCGACAGATACGAAGCCAACAACTCACCAGAAGAATGTCAATTTAGTTCagcaatttttgcacaaaacttCTCAACGAGTCGTCACAAAGACGACGGAACGCTCGAAGATAGTCCGCATGGAGGCGATATCACGTCAAATCGACATCGAAAACTCGACGTGTTCAGTATAGAAAACTTAATTGGCGAAAATATCGAAGGCAGTTAGAAaatacaaacaacaacaaacaactaaACGACTTGCAATTACATTGGCTGGAAAAAAATCTCCTAACGACAGTTTAATTTTGTGTTAGATGAACTTATTGTTGTACAATTTTGATGCTGTTATTTACGGACGATTGATTAAATCTCTTGAATTATTTCTCTCACTCGCATTCGACGTACTATGGCAACGaaacagaacaaaaaagtgacaagTCCGTAAGTTACAGTCTTTTAATTcctcttcatttattttttgacatgaaattatATGTGacatgatttttgaaattgtatcTGAActtacttataaaaaaaaaagttagaaatagAGGATTGATTACTATTATCACTGTACAATTGAGTATCAACTAAGTATTATTCGAtgataagttaaaaatatgtgaaaaatttaaaaacttaataaactgatcaaaaatcaacgtgaaattttttagtgaaattcagataaaagtaagtaaagtgcattttttgtaagaaaaaattaaaattttagctccTATTtgttgtctgtctgtttatcatttttaactttttttttaatatttttttttttttttaagttttaattttcaggtttattcgattttgagacaaaaatgaattttttacatcccgaagaaaaatttaagaaacttATAACTTTTGGTCAAATacttttattgatttcttCATATGACAAAGGAAATAttacattcaaataaaaattacaaaaaaagttacattcaATGATGAACTCAAGATTAAAGATAACCGCTTAATAAGATAAACGCTTTTCGGATCATCTGAAATATTTACCGATAGGAGCATTA
It encodes:
- the LOC134829159 gene encoding protein artichoke-like, with the translated sequence MKDDLKILSFINTNLTEFPTEALRPLTNLKFLKIDGSEITKIDKNSFTNLSWSGIVETIHLTNGAIADIEAGSFVPFKKLKRLYLNNNKLTVLKKNQFQGLREVESLDLSHNEIIKVDTSHIGDLSKLVYFNASHNQLTEISRGAFARNSVLRLLNLAHNKIKRLDQHSFRGMRFLSRLFLNDNAITDVSRGTFESVKRIGVINLARNLITKIDFGMFFELNYVETIDMAENRITAISKQAFKDLYLTSINISHNQVSVMEQGAFENCVNMTLLDLSHNNITDFVKGVFDENSYPGEFNLSYNFLTNFSRIPLAHMTGIRFLNVSFNNISTIPKQTQLKLYELHTIDASHNVITEIYDNIFQPAIALRFLNLSYNALEKLKVSTFGAITTLLQLDLSHNRLKIVPKDTFIKLVSLFRLTLSHNLLEKMITPSLALSQLDFSHNQLSAIDASVWPVMNALLTLDLTNNTLNDNLVDENFASLLTLRELHLSHNNITKISKGSFRGLNTLQYLGLSNNQITEVEKDAFGKMSIFVLNLHENRITKISDLSFMNLGVLSTLNLSSNEIQHLPSESFRGMLSLKIIDLSDNKIERTENKTHSVFEPLLNLEEIHLRKNRISFLSKVSIPYNQWFAYKIRYLDLSYNIMPILTNDITIGTQNLEHLNLSHNYVQEIRVGVLGKMASLKTLDLSFNNIRDFNQTFAPNFKKLYLQNNKMHTLSWSYLANLTNLEELDLRFNNMSRLNDSLLLKVQAGMKMSVEGNPLECDCQMRPFAVAEKSNKTVKLDFDKAMCNGQVIEEIPDEMMVCSDDVKDEIYNHLTGLQFKVVRFTKGLLWFSWQIKGTGDIADFYVNVRNIDDRQTLHEFHIPYDQRTANISLGNFAADNMEVCLLSTDSTGKIDKYDKHQCFDLHAEWKMLNKKCYRNAGRHCDIFDAKQNAFRMLSTSDGTTINATMHSAASSPLTISPLDLRPSLSDSPTLSNNNNSISSASANEKQRPPYAKPPFSYIALITMAILQSPQRKLTLSGICEFIMARFPYYKEKFPAWQNSIRHNLSLNDCFIKVPREPGNPGKGNFWTLDPLAEDMFDNGSFLRRRKRYKRTAISQNMHFSPIFGNFAPFWIRKPVPMLPMQLSHSNFNIFNENVDDVSSNNKMDGCCVDGKSFAKDICTESSAGNASYSSIDQNILTLSKRNNNFARVYDNSSEEDEVDVDEITEQKSIFGALDHSKVLYKRKPDPVGDRYEANNSPEECQFSSAIFAQNFSTSRHKDDGTLEDSPHGGDITSNRHRKLDVFSIENLIGENIEGS